A stretch of Calderihabitans maritimus DNA encodes these proteins:
- a CDS encoding peptidylprolyl isomerase: MHRRILLIGALIMVVIFAVSGCGKSNVVATVNGEQITRDELDERVEKLKGMSGHQGASLEGEAGEKFIAALEKQALDQLIQELLIFQEAKKQGINIETSQIDEHLAKIKSQFPSEEMFQQLLAQQNLTEEDLRHYILFQLTEDALYKAVTGDVSVSEEEVKDYFEKNKEDLVSVKVSHILIKAQEGQVSEEELAKAEEKAKEIIEELNNGADFAELAKSKSEDEKSKEAGGLIDIYFTRNDTRLVREFVEGAFLLAEEGDFSKEPVQSPYGYHIIKLEDKKDTLEELEGDIETRLLAQKKNEVFNEFYEKLQKEAEIEKNLE, encoded by the coding sequence GTGCACAGAAGAATACTTTTGATTGGCGCTTTAATAATGGTTGTTATCTTCGCGGTTAGCGGATGCGGCAAAAGCAATGTTGTTGCTACTGTTAACGGGGAACAGATCACCCGGGATGAGCTGGACGAACGGGTAGAAAAGCTCAAGGGCATGTCTGGACATCAGGGGGCCAGTTTAGAAGGTGAAGCGGGCGAAAAATTTATAGCAGCATTAGAAAAGCAGGCGCTGGACCAACTGATTCAGGAGTTATTGATTTTTCAAGAAGCCAAAAAGCAGGGGATAAATATAGAGACGTCGCAAATAGACGAGCATTTGGCCAAGATTAAGAGCCAGTTTCCCAGCGAAGAGATGTTCCAGCAGCTTTTGGCGCAACAGAACTTAACGGAAGAAGATCTGAGACACTATATTCTGTTCCAGTTGACAGAAGATGCCCTGTATAAGGCTGTTACTGGAGACGTAAGTGTGAGTGAGGAAGAAGTCAAAGATTATTTTGAAAAGAATAAAGAAGATTTGGTTTCTGTCAAAGTCAGCCATATTTTAATTAAGGCTCAAGAGGGACAGGTTAGCGAAGAAGAACTGGCCAAGGCCGAAGAGAAAGCCAAGGAAATTATTGAGGAACTCAATAACGGAGCTGATTTTGCAGAACTGGCCAAGAGCAAGTCTGAAGATGAGAAATCTAAAGAGGCTGGCGGCTTGATAGATATATACTTTACCAGAAACGATACTAGGCTGGTTAGGGAATTTGTGGAAGGGGCTTTCCTTTTAGCCGAGGAAGGAGATTTTAGTAAAGAACCGGTGCAGAGCCCCTATGGGTATCACATCATAAAACTGGAAGATAAGAAAGATACTTTAGAAGAATTGGAAGGGGATATTGAAACTCGTCTTTTGGCCCAAAAGAAAAATGAAGTATTCAACGAGTTTTATGAGAAGTTGCAGAAAGAGGCGGAAATAGAGAAAAATTTAGAGTAA
- the spoVT gene encoding stage V sporulation protein T: MKATGIVRRIDDLGRVVIPKEIRRTLRIREGDPLEIFVDREGEVILKKYSPIGELGDFAKEYADSLYEAIGHIALIADRDNIIAVAGASKKEFLNKPIGAAVEKVMEDRKAVIINDPGEHAYCRGCLIENEEDSCKFTAEVIAPIIAEGDPIGAVILCSRDPNVKMGEMELKLAETAAGFLAKQMEQ; encoded by the coding sequence ATGAAGGCAACAGGGATCGTACGGCGAATTGATGATCTGGGTAGAGTAGTTATTCCTAAAGAGATACGCAGAACCTTAAGGATTCGAGAAGGAGACCCGTTGGAAATTTTTGTAGATCGTGAAGGAGAAGTGATTTTGAAAAAATACTCTCCTATCGGTGAGTTAGGTGATTTTGCTAAAGAATATGCAGATTCACTGTATGAAGCAATAGGGCATATCGCGTTGATAGCTGATCGGGACAACATCATTGCTGTAGCGGGTGCGTCGAAAAAAGAGTTTTTGAACAAGCCTATCGGGGCTGCGGTTGAAAAAGTTATGGAGGACCGTAAAGCGGTAATTATTAATGACCCTGGCGAGCATGCTTATTGTCGCGGGTGCCTAATCGAAAACGAAGAGGATAGTTGTAAGTTTACAGCGGAGGTTATAGCACCCATTATTGCCGAGGGGGATCCCATTGGGGCTGTTATCTTATGTTCCAGAGATCCTAACGTTAAAATGGGAGAAATGGAACTGAAACTGGCGGAAACGGCAGCAGGCTTTTTGGCCAAACAAATGGAACAATAA